The Planktothrix agardhii NIES-204 genomic interval AAATCTGCTGATAATATAGAGGGGGAAATAACAATCGGTTTCTGGGTTGCGGTCATGGGATAATCTGTTCTCCTGCATCTCAAGTTGTCACCATTGTATCAGAATTGGGGTATTGAGTTGGCTGGTTTTAGAGGTTGAGAAAATATTTTCTGTTTTCGGTGCTTACTTTATTTTTTTCCTATGAAAACCAATCACATCTATGAGAATCCTGAACATGAAAGGTTACAGTTGTTTGTTTATTTAATTCCGATATTGGGTTTCTTCCCGGCATTGTGGACATTATATCGACGGTCAGGCACAAAACAACAACAAGCCGCCAGTCGATTAGTGATTGTGTTAGCGTTCAGTTGGTTAACAGCACTGATATTGTTAGAAACTGGAGCCAATAGTGCGGAATCGATCGCCTTGCCGATGTTATTAACCAGTAGTCTATTGACAACCAGTTATTTTATTGTCAGTTTAGGCTTAATGATTAAAGTCTGGAAACGTCAACCGATATGGCTTCCTGGGATTAGCCAAATTGCTGAACAAGGATTAGGCAAACATCTGCCATAATAGGTTGGTTCTAAAAGCATCCCCGGTTTTACCATCAGTGTATTATCTCTAAAAATTATTTATTAAGTGTGTGAGGAAGTCCGTGTCAGCACCAAGATATCAGAGTCAAAAACCATTGCCAAACCCGTCCAAACCCAATCTCAGGAAATTAGCTCAATCTAGTCCCGGACGATGGTTAGGACTGGGTTTAGGTTTAGCTGGAGTCGCCATGATTTCGGCCACCGCCGGAGCTTTATTAGCCGTGTCTCTATCGACAACACCCCTATTACAGCAAAAATTAACCCCCGAAGAAGCGGCGGTTTTTTCTCAAGGTCAAATGGCTACTACCAACATGAGACTGCCAGAATTAACCCGCCCGGTGAATATTCTGGTGATGGGGGTGAAGGTTTTAACCTCAGATTTAGAAGATGATTCCCACCCGGAAGTCGGATACCATGCTTTGGTGGATTCCTTTAAGGGGTTATCGGATACAATGCTATTGATCCGTTTTGATCCGGCTAATAAACAGTTAAAAGTATTATCCATTCCCCGTGACACTCGGACGTATGTAGAGGGTCGGGGAATGACTAAAATTAATGATGCCAATTATTATGGCGGCCCGGCGTTAAGTGCAAAAGCCACCAGTGAATTATTAGGCGGTGTGGGAATAGACCGTTATGTGCGAGTGAATGTCCAAGGGGTAGAAAAATTAATTGATGCGATGGGAGGCGTGAGTATTTACGTCCCCAAAGATATGAAATATCAAGATGATAGCCAACATCTCTATATTAATTTAAAACAAGGGGAACAACACCTAAATGGAGCGCAAGCCTTACAGTTTTTACGGTTTCGTTATGATGCTTTAGGTGATATCGGACGGGTACAACGTCAACAAATGCTAATTCGGGCGTTCATGGAACAGTCATTAAATGTGAGTACCATTTCCAAACTGCCTCAAGTTATGTCAATTGTTCAATCTCATATTGATACTAATTTAAGTTTGGAAGAATTAGTTGCCTTGGTTGATTTTGCCACTAATATTAAACGGGAAAATGTACAAATGTTGATGGTTCCTGGTCAATTTAGTGACCCGAAAGAATATCGAGCCAGCTATTGGTTACCCGATGCAGCCCGCTTAGAAAATGTAGTAGCTCAACATTTTGATTTTGGTCAGGATGTTTGGAAATTTGAGAATATTGATCCCAAAGATTTAAGAATTGCTATTCAAGATAGTAATGATAGTTCTGAGGCTATTGATAAATTAGTGGGCACTTTAAATGATGGGGGTTTTTGGAACGTAAAAATTTCTAAACCTTGGACAGAACCCTTAGAAGAAACTAAAATTGTTGCTCAGGATGGTGATATTAAGAGCGCTGAATCTTTACAAAAATCCCTGGGTTTTGGTAAGGTTGTCGTCGAAAGTACGGGATTTTTAGAATCTGACTTAACAATTCAAGTGGGGAAAGATTGGTTAAAAAAATACAGTCAACCTAGTCCTGTTGCCTCTCCAGGGCTTGAATTAACTCCTAATTCAACAAAAAAATGATTATAGGGGTTTGGTCTGCAAACCCTCTTAATGGTTTCAAAATTACGCTCAAGAAACCGGGTTTCTAATTAAGATTGATTGGATTAAATCAATATTTGTTAAGAAACCCGGTTTCTAACGAGGGGTAATTTTAATTGTATGAAAACAGCGATCTAACTTTTTCTGAAGGGAAGCAGATGTTTCTTCAAAAAAGTCCTGAGCTTCACGATTAATAACAATTTCATACATAAAATTAATATTTCCGTTTTAGTTTATCAACAGAAATCAATCTATCTTCTAAAACATCTT includes:
- a CDS encoding putative LytR-membrane bound transcriptional regulator, translating into MSAPRYQSQKPLPNPSKPNLRKLAQSSPGRWLGLGLGLAGVAMISATAGALLAVSLSTTPLLQQKLTPEEAAVFSQGQMATTNMRLPELTRPVNILVMGVKVLTSDLEDDSHPEVGYHALVDSFKGLSDTMLLIRFDPANKQLKVLSIPRDTRTYVEGRGMTKINDANYYGGPALSAKATSELLGGVGIDRYVRVNVQGVEKLIDAMGGVSIYVPKDMKYQDDSQHLYINLKQGEQHLNGAQALQFLRFRYDALGDIGRVQRQQMLIRAFMEQSLNVSTISKLPQVMSIVQSHIDTNLSLEELVALVDFATNIKRENVQMLMVPGQFSDPKEYRASYWLPDAARLENVVAQHFDFGQDVWKFENIDPKDLRIAIQDSNDSSEAIDKLVGTLNDGGFWNVKISKPWTEPLEETKIVAQDGDIKSAESLQKSLGFGKVVVESTGFLESDLTIQVGKDWLKKYSQPSPVASPGLELTPNSTKK